The Engystomops pustulosus chromosome 1, aEngPut4.maternal, whole genome shotgun sequence genome has a window encoding:
- the UCP1 gene encoding mitochondrial brown fat uncoupling protein 1, with protein MVGLRPSDIPPTPAVKFIGAGTAACIADLFTFPLDTAKVRLQIQGESAVSGAVNGIRYKGVFGTISTIVKTEGPKSLYNGLVAGLQRQMSFASIRIGLYDTVKLFYTNGKEKAGIVSRILAGCTTGALAVTIAQPTDVVKVRFQAQVNLHGMKRRYNGTMDAYKTIARQEGIKGLWKGTFPNVTRNAIVNCTELVTYDLIKEALLQYKLMTDTLPCHFVSAFGAGFCTTVIASPVDVVKTRYMNSPPGQYKSAINCAWTMITKEGPTAFYKGFVPSFLRLGSWNVVMFVSYEQIKRAMMMSRQRVEYAI; from the exons ATGGTTGGACTGAGACCCTCTGACATCCCCCCTACTCCAGCAGTAAAGTTCATTGGTGCTGGAACTGCAGCGTGCATTGCTGACCTCTTCACATTCCCTTTGGATACAGCAAAAGTCAGACTACAG ATACAAGGAGAGTCCGCAGTATCTGGGGCAGTCAATGGAATCCGCTACAAAGGAGTATTTGGCACTATAAGTACCATTGTGAAGACTGAAGGACCCAAGAGCCTCTACAATGGACTAGTAGCAGGACTGCAAAGACAAATGAGTTTTGCTTCCATTAGAATTGGGCTGTATGATACTGTGAAACTCTTTTACACCAATGGGAAAGAGa AAGCTGGCATTGTAAGCAGAATACTTGCTGGATGCACAACAGGAGCATTGGCCGTCACAATAGCCCAGCCAACTGATGTAGTAAAAGTCCGCTTCCAGGCTCAGGTCAATCTCCATGGGATGAAAAGGAGATACAATGGCACCATGGATGCATATAAAACCATTGCAAGACAAGAAGGAATAAAAGGCCTTTGGAAAG gAACATTTCCAAATGTGACGAGAAATGCGATTGTCAACTGCACTGAACTGGTTACCTATGACCTGATAAAGGAAGCCCTGCTGCAGTACAAACTAATGACAG ATACCCTCCCGTGCCATTTTGTATCCGCCTTTGGTGCTGGGTTTTGCACTACGGTTATCGCCTCCCCAGTGGATGTAGTAAAAACAAGATACATGAACTCTCCACCAGGGCAGTATAAGTCTGCTATCAACTGTGCATGGACCATGATCACCAAGGAAGGACCTACCGCCTTTTATAAGGG GTTTGTCCCATCTTTCTTGAGGTTGGGATCGTGGAATGTTGTCATGTTTGTCTCTTATGAACAGATCAAGAGAGCAATGATGATGTCGAGACAAAGAGTTGAATACGCAATATGA